The Sphingobium aromaticiconvertens genome has a segment encoding these proteins:
- a CDS encoding lipopolysaccharide biosynthesis protein: MTQNMEPEGLGIYPGEIFAMLYRRRYWLVAPIIAGLLISILLIALQEPMYRSSATLLIDTQTIPTSVIASPLTNIANERIGKIGQQIKSRESLTALISRHDLYREEREEIALPDVLELMRRAISVELVGADQGAQGQGNTIAFTLSFTYKDARIARAVTTDLTRMFQVEDKRFRTTQATGTAAFLGRRADELQRQLTGLENKRRNIEARYAGALPEQVALSAQAGTALRAELSRIDSETQGLGQQTSLLAARANETASTPTAGLDALRRAEERLDQLSATYSDNYPEVIAMRSTVERQRASLNRPDAGRGTSVIERELAAGHMRIATLASRRSELVSTIAGMEHRAAQAPQASYELNMIERDYDNIKRQYESLREKQLDAHVAANLQSEDKGERFSVVDEPSLPHESLKPKPLLMLLGGAITGAVLGIAGIIAYELLRGNIHGEGTLTRLMGVPPMGVIPEMAPENGPSWPNGRFARWLDSLRPRRTMEQ; encoded by the coding sequence ATGACGCAGAATATGGAGCCGGAGGGCCTTGGCATTTATCCCGGCGAGATATTCGCCATGCTGTACCGGCGCCGCTACTGGCTGGTTGCCCCCATCATTGCGGGCCTGCTGATCTCCATCCTTCTGATCGCGCTGCAAGAGCCGATGTACAGGTCCTCGGCAACACTGCTGATCGACACCCAGACCATTCCCACGAGCGTCATTGCTTCCCCCCTCACGAACATCGCGAACGAGCGGATCGGAAAGATAGGGCAGCAGATCAAGAGCCGGGAAAGCCTGACGGCATTGATCTCCCGCCACGATCTCTACCGGGAGGAGCGGGAAGAAATTGCCCTTCCCGATGTTCTGGAATTGATGCGCCGCGCCATCTCGGTCGAGCTGGTCGGCGCCGACCAGGGCGCGCAGGGCCAGGGGAACACCATCGCCTTCACCCTGTCCTTCACCTACAAGGATGCCCGCATCGCGCGAGCCGTGACGACCGACCTCACCCGCATGTTCCAGGTCGAGGACAAGCGATTTCGCACGACACAGGCGACCGGGACCGCCGCTTTCCTGGGCAGGCGGGCGGACGAGTTGCAGCGCCAGCTCACGGGCCTCGAAAACAAGCGCCGCAATATAGAGGCGCGATATGCCGGAGCGCTACCCGAGCAGGTTGCGCTCAGCGCCCAGGCGGGAACCGCGCTGCGAGCCGAGCTGTCGCGGATCGATTCGGAAACGCAGGGGCTGGGCCAGCAGACCAGCCTGCTTGCCGCGCGCGCCAATGAAACCGCCAGCACGCCTACGGCCGGGCTGGATGCCCTGCGCCGCGCCGAGGAACGGCTCGACCAACTTTCGGCTACCTATTCGGACAACTATCCCGAGGTAATTGCCATGCGCTCAACGGTTGAGCGCCAGCGTGCATCGCTCAACAGGCCGGATGCCGGACGCGGGACTAGCGTGATCGAGCGGGAACTTGCCGCCGGTCACATGCGCATCGCCACGCTGGCCAGTCGCCGGTCGGAACTGGTCTCGACGATTGCCGGCATGGAACATCGCGCCGCCCAGGCGCCTCAGGCATCCTATGAACTCAACATGATCGAGCGGGACTATGACAATATCAAACGTCAGTATGAGTCCCTTCGTGAAAAGCAGCTCGACGCGCATGTAGCGGCCAATCTGCAATCGGAGGACAAGGGAGAACGGTTTTCCGTCGTGGACGAACCGAGCCTGCCGCATGAATCGCTTAAACCGAAACCATTGCTCATGCTGCTGGGAGGAGCAATCACGGGCGCGGTGCTGGGGATCGCGGGCATCATCGCCTATGAACTGCTACGTGGCAACATTCATGGCGAAGGCACGCTGACTCGCCTGATGGGCGTGCCACCCATGGGCGTGATCCCGGAGATGGCGCCCGAAAACGGCCCGTCCTGGCCCAATGGCCGTTTCGCCAGATGGCTCGATTCACTGCGGCCACGCCGAACCATGGAGCAATGA
- a CDS encoding polysaccharide biosynthesis/export family protein, which translates to MVHGCQMAALALFLAPATASAQLGAASASASTAVTSRYSVNAGDELDIFVWGEERMQRSVRVQPDGTFTFPLAGTIKARDRNVTDIAAEIRERISNNYRSTPPDVTVTVRDAIGMRFYIVGKVRTPGSYTSGSAINILQALSLAGGPAEFADLKNAVVLRQTTAGQVVEPVQLARLLKGGRAMEAGTLGKPLPVLQSGDVLVVP; encoded by the coding sequence ATGGTCCATGGCTGCCAGATGGCGGCCCTGGCCCTGTTTCTGGCCCCGGCGACGGCAAGCGCACAACTCGGAGCAGCGTCTGCATCTGCATCCACCGCCGTCACCAGCCGCTACAGCGTGAATGCCGGGGACGAGTTGGACATCTTCGTATGGGGCGAGGAAAGAATGCAACGGTCCGTCCGGGTTCAACCGGACGGCACCTTCACCTTCCCGCTCGCAGGCACCATCAAGGCACGCGATCGCAACGTAACCGACATCGCCGCCGAAATCCGCGAACGGATATCCAATAATTACCGCTCCACGCCGCCGGACGTCACGGTAACCGTTCGCGATGCGATCGGCATGCGTTTCTATATCGTCGGCAAGGTCCGCACCCCTGGCAGCTATACCAGCGGTAGCGCCATCAACATCCTTCAGGCGTTGAGCCTCGCGGGCGGCCCGGCGGAGTTCGCGGACCTCAAAAATGCCGTCGTTCTGCGACAGACGACCGCAGGGCAGGTTGTCGAGCCGGTCCAGCTCGCACGGCTGTTGAAAGGTGGTCGCGCCATGGAGGCCGGCACCCTCGGCAAGCCACTGCCCGTTCTACAGAGCGGTGACGTCCTTGTGGTGCCATAA
- a CDS encoding WecB/TagA/CpsF family glycosyltransferase — MTLAQHGFSSATTPIPVRWSPPRARADAPRVEFIDVAFTASGTMSVIEAIEERPADAPFAYVVTPNVDHIVRLQHQRSDLWPAYRAAWMTLCDSRILARLARRVGFALPVVPGSDLTRQMFEQVVQPQDRIAILGGRSELIAQLSERYGLRNVRHYNPPMGFIHDPVEVTKAVRFLVDSGARYHFLAVGSPQQEILAYRVGRAGRATGVGLCVGASLDFLTGVQERAPLVMQRLGLEWLFRLGANPRRMWKRYLVDGPLIFPIEQRWRRDHAKP, encoded by the coding sequence ATGACCCTGGCCCAACATGGCTTCAGCAGTGCCACAACGCCCATTCCCGTGCGTTGGTCTCCGCCGCGCGCGCGCGCAGATGCGCCACGCGTCGAGTTTATCGACGTTGCCTTCACTGCAAGCGGCACGATGTCGGTCATCGAGGCGATCGAGGAGCGGCCGGCTGACGCGCCCTTCGCCTATGTCGTCACGCCCAACGTCGATCATATCGTCCGGCTTCAACATCAGCGTTCCGACCTTTGGCCCGCTTATCGCGCAGCGTGGATGACGTTGTGCGACAGCCGTATATTGGCACGGCTGGCGCGAAGGGTCGGTTTTGCGCTGCCGGTCGTGCCAGGCAGCGACTTGACGCGGCAGATGTTCGAACAGGTGGTCCAGCCACAGGATCGGATCGCGATATTGGGCGGTCGATCCGAACTCATTGCGCAATTGAGTGAGCGCTACGGCCTGCGAAATGTGCGGCATTATAACCCGCCCATGGGCTTCATCCACGATCCCGTCGAGGTGACGAAAGCGGTGCGATTCCTTGTCGATTCGGGCGCTCGTTATCATTTTCTGGCCGTCGGATCACCGCAGCAGGAAATTCTGGCCTATCGGGTCGGGCGAGCGGGGCGTGCCACTGGCGTGGGTCTGTGCGTCGGGGCGAGCCTTGATTTCCTGACGGGTGTTCAGGAACGTGCGCCGCTGGTCATGCAGCGCCTGGGACTGGAATGGCTGTTTCGTCTGGGCGCCAATCCGCGCCGCATGTGGAAACGCTATCTGGTCGATGGGCCGTTGATATTTCCGATCGAACAGCGCTGGCGCCGCGACCATGCCAAGCCATGA
- a CDS encoding O-antigen ligase family protein, with amino-acid sequence MRFAFLILLFLLCGGLVLEAYLAIKPAMHVVVISVTAVALFLFCVTPQHRRDMAWRTFVITMAMPILAWSLGNIWLLFALLGIGVPLIARRFAMIVPVYLFSLLLLPGLDIPVMIGPLKLFDFSVLDALAFGASATIFLDKRKAQPHIHHDIAAGAVIFLVGAALARDTSFSHLLRSSLNVVIDLGLPYYIVSRGVRTLEEVRVAMLWIGCGGVTLASLLFYEFLKGWPIYNILYANFHLPTLLIVKERAGYLRAAGPFTEPTSVAMVLAICMLCLWLCRAFFRSSWHHLLLLAVTMAGLFAPQSRGAWIGLILGMMLSELFRRRYLSIITKGGTVAIGLAMLLLAATISPNVSESIGLSGDSSDSSDYRRRLFDRGLEVFLDRPMLGYSVPELHIRLADLRQGEGIIDFVNSYLWILLMSGIGGLVIFVAPFLFYTWSVWRARPAVLGAYERREAATFIFASLGMTLEMLFFNSFGTRPAVFVFILFGLAAAFLGSVKTDALSHRAVMATV; translated from the coding sequence ATGCGTTTCGCTTTTCTGATCCTGTTGTTCCTGCTCTGCGGGGGCCTGGTTTTAGAGGCCTATCTTGCCATAAAGCCCGCCATGCATGTCGTGGTCATCAGTGTAACGGCGGTTGCGTTGTTCCTGTTCTGCGTGACGCCGCAGCACCGGCGCGACATGGCGTGGCGTACATTTGTCATCACGATGGCTATGCCGATCCTGGCCTGGTCGCTTGGCAATATCTGGCTGCTGTTTGCGTTGCTGGGGATCGGGGTTCCGCTGATAGCGCGTCGATTCGCCATGATCGTGCCAGTTTACCTCTTCAGCCTGCTGCTGTTGCCGGGACTGGATATTCCGGTCATGATCGGTCCCCTCAAGCTGTTCGACTTTAGCGTGCTCGATGCGCTGGCGTTCGGCGCCAGTGCCACGATCTTCCTCGACAAGCGCAAGGCCCAGCCACATATCCATCATGATATCGCCGCCGGCGCCGTCATCTTTCTGGTCGGCGCGGCGCTGGCGCGGGATACGAGCTTCTCTCATCTTCTGCGTTCATCGCTGAATGTCGTGATCGACCTTGGCCTTCCCTATTACATCGTGAGCCGGGGCGTGCGGACGCTGGAGGAAGTACGCGTCGCCATGCTCTGGATAGGCTGCGGCGGCGTCACGCTGGCTAGCCTGCTCTTTTATGAGTTTTTAAAAGGCTGGCCGATCTATAACATTCTCTACGCCAACTTCCATCTTCCGACCTTGTTGATCGTCAAGGAAAGGGCAGGCTATTTGCGTGCGGCCGGACCTTTTACCGAGCCAACCTCGGTCGCCATGGTGCTGGCCATCTGCATGCTCTGTCTCTGGCTGTGCCGCGCCTTTTTCCGATCGAGTTGGCATCATCTGTTGCTGCTGGCGGTTACCATGGCCGGACTGTTTGCGCCGCAATCGCGCGGGGCGTGGATCGGGCTGATCCTTGGCATGATGCTGTCGGAACTGTTCCGCCGTCGGTATCTGTCGATCATCACGAAGGGGGGCACCGTCGCTATCGGCCTCGCTATGCTGTTGCTTGCCGCCACCATCTCTCCCAACGTGTCGGAAAGCATCGGTCTGTCGGGCGATTCCAGTGATTCTTCCGATTATCGGCGACGGCTCTTCGACAGGGGGCTTGAGGTTTTTCTGGATCGGCCGATGCTGGGTTATTCGGTGCCTGAACTCCATATCCGGCTCGCCGATCTACGCCAGGGCGAGGGCATCATCGACTTCGTCAACAGCTACCTCTGGATATTGCTGATGTCCGGGATCGGCGGGTTGGTGATCTTCGTCGCGCCCTTCCTCTTCTATACATGGTCGGTCTGGCGGGCGCGTCCGGCGGTATTGGGCGCGTATGAGAGGCGAGAAGCAGCGACCTTCATCTTCGCCAGCCTTGGCATGACCCTGGAGATGCTGTTCTTCAATTCTTTCGGTACGCGCCCGGCCGTATTCGTGTTCATCCTGTTCGGTTTGGCGGCGGCCTTTCTGGGAAGCGTCAAGACCGACGCGCTTTCCCACCGCGCGGTGATGGCGACGGTTTGA
- a CDS encoding oligosaccharide flippase family protein, whose product MVDLASRDTNIVVLFVIVNNLLRAVSSVILTRLLMPEVFGISGILSSIAFTAAMMSDLGFQTFVVRHEDGDKPRFLDTIWTIALLRSATLTLLLILLAQPIATMLGKPELAPLIAGYSVTFMIDGLASLTLLTALRNRMILRLSLLELAVAILQIVVATLLAYLWRNPWAIIGALLASAAFKSLLSYLMFSDSIRRIAFDRTYARDLWRFARFVTGSSIITLLLMQSDKLLFARLMPLDAFGFYILAGNLASGAFAFTSAYASRVLYPTYAQLWREGYADLREQFYAKRRLPSLLYSFCTGGLIGCAPLVIAILYDPRYADAALYLRLLMLMPLFMLASNAANETLVATGRIRATFEANVVKLLWLAVAGPISFVTEGILGLILVFAIMEVPAMVFKWMLMHKIALLDLRQELLFIGTAFGGMVVGAAGDLMLHPLFA is encoded by the coding sequence ATGGTCGATCTGGCGAGCCGGGACACCAACATCGTCGTCCTGTTCGTCATCGTCAACAATCTGCTGCGCGCGGTCAGCAGCGTGATATTGACCCGATTGCTGATGCCCGAAGTCTTCGGCATATCCGGCATTCTTTCCTCTATCGCCTTTACCGCCGCGATGATGTCCGACCTTGGCTTCCAGACTTTCGTCGTTCGTCATGAGGATGGCGACAAGCCGCGTTTCCTCGACACGATCTGGACGATCGCACTGCTCCGTTCGGCAACGCTGACGCTATTGTTGATCCTGCTTGCCCAACCCATCGCCACAATGCTGGGCAAGCCCGAGTTGGCGCCGCTGATCGCGGGCTATTCGGTGACCTTCATGATTGACGGGCTGGCGTCGCTAACCCTGCTCACGGCGCTTCGGAACCGGATGATCCTGCGCCTTTCGCTGCTGGAACTGGCCGTCGCCATATTGCAGATCGTCGTGGCCACGCTGCTTGCCTATCTGTGGCGCAATCCCTGGGCTATTATTGGGGCGTTGCTTGCCAGCGCGGCCTTCAAGTCGCTGCTCAGCTACCTGATGTTCAGCGACTCGATACGCCGCATCGCCTTCGACCGGACCTATGCCCGCGACCTTTGGCGTTTCGCACGCTTCGTCACGGGGTCCAGCATCATCACCCTGCTGCTGATGCAGAGCGACAAGCTGCTGTTTGCGCGACTGATGCCACTCGACGCGTTCGGCTTTTATATACTGGCAGGCAATCTTGCCTCTGGAGCGTTTGCCTTCACCAGCGCCTATGCAAGCCGGGTACTCTATCCCACCTACGCGCAACTTTGGCGGGAGGGATACGCGGACCTTCGGGAACAATTTTATGCCAAGCGCCGGCTGCCGTCGCTGCTTTACAGCTTTTGCACCGGCGGGCTGATTGGCTGCGCACCGCTGGTCATCGCGATCCTATACGATCCGCGCTATGCCGATGCGGCGCTCTATCTGCGCCTGTTGATGCTCATGCCCCTGTTCATGCTGGCATCGAACGCCGCAAACGAAACGCTGGTCGCTACAGGGCGCATCCGAGCCACATTCGAGGCCAATGTCGTCAAGCTCCTGTGGCTCGCGGTGGCCGGGCCGATCAGCTTCGTCACCGAAGGCATATTGGGCCTCATCCTTGTTTTTGCCATCATGGAAGTGCCCGCCATGGTCTTCAAATGGATGCTGATGCACAAGATCGCGCTGCTCGACTTGCGGCAGGAACTGCTCTTCATCGGTACGGCTTTTGGCGGCATGGTGGTCGGCGCGGCTGGCGACCTGATGCTCCATCCCCTCTTCGCCTGA
- a CDS encoding 2OG-Fe(II) oxygenase has translation MSCPNDGRGALFTLFYWTGTRQAWPEIREGKMALLNFTGNGGYRGFDFDQCSVAGQLLAASYRDAAPFPHIVMDDFLDPDMLRQVLTEFPDSTTHSCFHRDQERLKFQFRPDQCDGLVTRMLFAELNSRAFLAFLSDLTGIQGLIPDPYHAGAGLHEIKRGGHLSIHADFPHHDVMKLDRRLNLLIYLNEDWEDDYGGALELWDRHMKAAEQKVLPVLGRAVIFNTARDTFHGHPDPLLCPPDRSRRSIATYYYTAAPAARPGIERTTDFRRRPGTSDKRDWQILLHHLKADWLPPALQRRRNN, from the coding sequence ATGTCTTGCCCCAACGACGGGAGAGGCGCCTTATTCACGCTGTTTTACTGGACCGGCACTAGGCAAGCATGGCCGGAGATCCGCGAGGGGAAAATGGCGCTGCTCAACTTTACCGGTAACGGCGGTTACAGGGGTTTCGACTTTGACCAGTGCAGTGTCGCAGGACAGCTGCTGGCGGCGAGCTATCGCGATGCGGCCCCCTTTCCCCATATCGTCATGGATGATTTTCTTGATCCCGATATGCTTCGCCAGGTGCTGACGGAATTTCCCGACAGTACAACCCATAGCTGCTTCCACCGCGATCAGGAGAGGCTGAAATTCCAGTTCCGGCCGGACCAGTGCGACGGACTCGTCACGCGTATGTTGTTTGCGGAACTTAATTCGCGCGCTTTTCTCGCCTTTCTTTCAGATCTGACGGGGATACAGGGCCTGATTCCCGATCCTTATCATGCCGGCGCGGGCCTTCACGAAATCAAACGGGGCGGGCATCTCAGCATTCATGCAGACTTCCCGCATCATGACGTGATGAAGCTCGATCGTCGCCTCAACCTGCTGATCTATCTGAACGAGGACTGGGAGGATGATTACGGGGGCGCCCTCGAATTATGGGACCGCCATATGAAGGCGGCGGAGCAGAAGGTTCTGCCGGTTCTGGGCAGGGCGGTCATATTCAATACGGCCCGCGATACTTTTCATGGCCATCCTGATCCGTTGCTCTGTCCTCCCGACCGTTCTCGTCGGTCCATCGCGACCTATTATTATACTGCTGCGCCGGCTGCGCGTCCGGGGATCGAGCGCACGACCGATTTCCGGCGTCGCCCCGGGACGAGCGACAAGCGCGACTGGCAGATCCTGCTGCATCACCTGAAAGCCGACTGGCTGCCTCCCGCATTGCAGCGCCGCAGGAACAACTGA
- a CDS encoding glycosyltransferase family 2 protein: MMTMLLWLVCLGVALPVGILALECFVGTLASPGRVETPSVPPFMVLMPAHDEAAGIERSVADVLAQLRPCDRLLVVADNCTDDTAAIAERLGACVIERHDPALRGKSHALEFGRAFMASDPFLHGAALAVVIIVDADCSPEPGALWRLVATAVARDAVVQGAYLLTPPPEATPVVQMSCYAFMVKNLIRQIALRRLAGVALLQGSGMAFPMSVFQRIDWSGSSLVEDLDMGLRLLLDGTRVTFDETATFLSPASSQGGTASQRRRWEHGMMQSMHMFVPGLLKIALLGRPRWIFLALDQIIPPTILLTLTAGVMTGMALAVGGLATPVVILLLCDFALAAGLFVAWIQYGRALLPWRNIVASARYIIWKLPIFVQFVTRRQRQWIRTDRVP; the protein is encoded by the coding sequence ATGATGACGATGCTTCTCTGGCTGGTCTGTCTTGGCGTGGCGCTTCCTGTTGGCATATTGGCGCTCGAATGTTTCGTCGGGACTTTGGCGTCGCCTGGACGGGTGGAAACGCCCAGCGTTCCGCCCTTCATGGTGCTGATGCCCGCGCATGATGAAGCCGCCGGGATAGAGCGGTCGGTCGCCGATGTCCTGGCGCAGCTTCGTCCATGCGACCGGCTGCTCGTGGTGGCCGACAATTGTACCGATGATACGGCGGCGATCGCCGAACGGCTGGGCGCCTGCGTGATCGAGAGGCATGACCCGGCCCTTCGCGGCAAAAGCCATGCGCTGGAGTTCGGTCGCGCCTTCATGGCGAGCGACCCGTTTTTGCATGGCGCTGCCCTGGCTGTCGTCATCATCGTTGACGCGGACTGTTCGCCCGAACCCGGCGCCTTGTGGCGGCTGGTCGCCACGGCCGTAGCGCGCGATGCGGTCGTGCAGGGCGCCTATCTGCTGACCCCGCCACCGGAGGCTACGCCGGTGGTGCAGATGTCGTGTTACGCCTTCATGGTGAAGAACCTGATCCGCCAGATCGCGTTGCGGCGACTGGCCGGGGTGGCGCTGTTGCAGGGATCGGGCATGGCGTTTCCGATGTCCGTCTTCCAGCGAATCGACTGGTCCGGCTCCTCGCTCGTGGAAGATCTCGACATGGGGTTGCGGCTGCTCCTCGACGGAACGCGCGTGACATTCGACGAGACTGCGACCTTTCTCAGCCCGGCCAGCTCGCAGGGCGGTACGGCGAGCCAGCGTCGACGGTGGGAGCATGGAATGATGCAGTCGATGCACATGTTCGTGCCGGGCCTGCTCAAGATCGCGCTGCTTGGCCGACCCCGCTGGATATTCCTCGCGCTGGACCAGATCATTCCGCCTACCATATTGCTGACTCTGACAGCAGGGGTGATGACAGGCATGGCCCTGGCGGTCGGCGGCCTGGCGACGCCTGTAGTCATTCTGCTCCTATGCGATTTCGCGCTGGCGGCGGGTCTCTTTGTGGCATGGATACAGTATGGACGCGCATTGCTGCCATGGCGAAACATCGTTGCGAGTGCCCGCTACATAATCTGGAAGCTGCCGATTTTTGTCCAGTTCGTTACGCGTCGGCAAAGGCAGTGGATACGCACGGATCGAGTGCCCTGA